One Ranitomeya imitator isolate aRanImi1 chromosome 1, aRanImi1.pri, whole genome shotgun sequence DNA window includes the following coding sequences:
- the FAM181A gene encoding protein FAM181A, with product MASDNEVKTLLNFVNLASCDIKAALDKSAPCRRSVDHRKYLQKQLKRFSQRYSRLPRCHSSGRAVDLRKGLVDRLGSTTHSKGLNHKEVGALEAEDRIMGDVCSQENNMDAGRQDQVPMRKRQLPASFWEEPRSSTNLLEMPCTSGLDIIYKERTETSFPAYENKKVKNVLRQDKSQALCSQPPGDKESGKMPPITSFTEHVNTCSCCPLQYHGQQLLYQHDHGVHHHPNPFTTLALWSKNTTVPTVEIQHLCKDSGQRLYRHVVLKPIPTKPAVPPSIFNVFGYI from the coding sequence ATGGCATCAGACAATGAAGTCAAGACGTTGCTGAATTTTGTCAACTTGGCATCATGTGACATCAAGGCAGCTCTAGACAAGTCGGCACCCTGTAGAAGATCTGTGGATCACAGGAAATATTTGCAGAAGCAGCTGAAAAGGTTCTCCCAGAGGTATTCCAGGTTGCCCAGATGCCACTCCTCTGGCAGAGCTGTGGACTTGAGGAAGGGACTGGTGGACAGATTGGGCTCCACGACTCATAGTAAAGGGCTGAATCACAAAGAGGTGGGTGCACTGGAGGCAGAAGATCGCATAATGGGGGATGTGTGCTCTCAAGAGAACAATATGGATGCCGGGAGGCAGGATCAAGTGCCCATGCGGAAGAGACAGCTGCCGGCATCATTTTGGGAAGAGCCCAGATCTTCCACCAACCTCCTGGAAATGCCCTGCACTTCTGGACTAGACATCATATACAAAGAGAGAACTGAGACCTCCTTTCCAGCTTacgaaaataaaaaagtaaaaaatgtactAAGGCAGGACAAATCTCAGGCCCTTTGTAGCCAACCTCCAGGAGATAAGGAGTCTGGAAAGATGCCACCTATAACCTCCTTTACCGAACACGTCAACACCTGCAGTTGCTGCCCACTTCAGTACCATGGACAGCAGCTCTTGTACCAGCATGACCATGGGGTCCACCACCACCCCAACCCATTCACCACACTGGCACTCTGGAGTAAAAATACAACTGTGCCCACTGTGGAAATCCAGCACTTGTGTAAAGATTCAGGGCAGAGACTATATAGACATGTAGTTCTCAAGCCCATTCCCACAAAGCCAGCTGTGCCACCTTCTATTTTTAATGTTTTTGGATACATTTAA